In the Alistipes provencensis genome, GCGAACCAGACCCGGCTGTCGGCGGGCAGCCGCCACTCGGCCGCCTCGCCGCCGACATGACGGACACCTTGGCCCGGAAGGATGAATCGGTAGGCGAATCCGTCGTCGTAGAGCCGTGTTTCGAGGGTATAGGCATATCCCGTGGGACGGTGCGTCACCTCCCAGACATATTCGCGGGCATGGTCGCGGGCGAGGTCGTGTACGCCCCGCACGGGGTAACTTTCGTTGCGTTCGCGGCTTGCCGCAAGCCGGAGCGATACCTCCTCGAAGGTGTCGGCCCCGTCGATCGTGACGCCCAAGGCCGAGGTGTCGCAGACCATCCTGCCGTCATACGACACGGTGTAGGCCAGGGAGCCGTTCGGTGTGGTGAAGACCCCGGCGGAGAGTTTTCCTGCGGGGGAAGTCATCCTCCCCGACGAGCATCCTGCCAGCAACAGCAGGCATCCCGGTATCCAGTATTTCATCTTTCGGTCGTATTTATCGGGTTACACAGAGGAAGTTGCGCCCGGCGCGGAAGCGCCCGAACGAGGAGAGTTCCCCGGTTGTCGAGGAGAAGGCGACGCGTCGGATAACCTCGTCCGAATAGCCCTTCTGATTGATGTACCACCCCTGCGTGGCCGAAGTGTTGCCGTTCTCGTCCAGATTGGGGTAGAAATAGGGTTCCGTCGCTTTGGCGGCATCGGCCACCGGAGCGCACCATACGCTGATGGCATCCTTGTCGTATTTGCCGCGGGCGGCTTTGGCCGTGATGCGGCAGACGAGCAGCGTCTTTTCGTTGTCTTTGACCAACTGTTTCCCCTGTACGACCGAGGCGGCCACCTTGCTCGACGTGAGGCGCGTGATGCCGGTCAGCAGCGATCCTTCGGCGTCGACGATCACCTTGCCCACGGGGGCGTTGTCCGTGTCGGTGAAGGTCAGTGTCAGCTCTTCGCCCGGTTTCTTGGTGATCTCCGTGCTGAAATAGATGCAGCCGTCTTCGGCAAGGCTGTAGGACTTGTCGAGCGCAATCTCGGCGCGGGCCTCTTTGAGGTCGGTGTCGGGTACGGGGTCGAGCAGCGCCTCGGGCTTGTAGATGCGCACATAATCCACGGCCATCCAAGTCCCGTCGGCCTCTTCGTCCACGAGCGGCGACCAGGCCGAACCCCACGGGATGTTGGCCAGAATGATGTGCATTTTGTCGCCGTTGTAGCCGCCGAGGTAGTTCCAGTCCTCCTGCCCGTATTTGCCGTAGGCGCGCTGCTCCTCGAGCGGGTTCCACTCGGGGGCTTTGCCCACGCCCGTGTAGTACTGGTCGGGATAGGTCTTGCTGGTGGTGCCGCGCCAGAGCTCTTCGCCGTCGAGGTAGTAGATCATTTCATTTTCGCCGTACCACAGTCCCCAGACGTGGTATTTGTCGAAATCGTGGTCGACGGCGATCCCGGCGGCGATGTCGCACTTGTTACCGTTCTTGTCGAGGGCATAGGGATAGGTTTTCCAGTCGTGGTAGGCCAGATGGCCGTTGCCCTTTCCGGTACGGACATCCTTGCGGGCCTCTACGATGTCGACCTCGTATTTGTTGCACCATGTGTTGTTGGGCGGTGTCTTGCAGGCGAGCCAGAAAGCGTTGTTCACGCCCGACGACTCTCCCGAACGGAACCGGCATTCGATGTAGACGTTGTTCTCCAGCGGCTCCTTGAGGTAGACATAGCCGGCGATCCATTTGATCTTCTCGCTGCGGTCGACCTTGCGGACGTTGAGGCGCAGTTCTCCGTCGCGCACCTCCACGGCCTCGGGACCGCGGCTGGTCTCGTGCTTGATGTTGTTCGGATTTTCCGAGGC is a window encoding:
- a CDS encoding glycoside hydrolase family 16 protein, whose amino-acid sequence is MKLKAFLLIATLHFAVLASCAKGTPEAPAPPRPGEEGYKTIDLSSYRLLFSDEFDGRKMNWDIWASENPNNIKHETSRGPEAVEVRDGELRLNVRKVDRSEKIKWIAGYVYLKEPLENNVYIECRFRSGESSGVNNAFWLACKTPPNNTWCNKYEVDIVEARKDVRTGKGNGHLAYHDWKTYPYALDKNGNKCDIAAGIAVDHDFDKYHVWGLWYGENEMIYYLDGEELWRGTTSKTYPDQYYTGVGKAPEWNPLEEQRAYGKYGQEDWNYLGGYNGDKMHIILANIPWGSAWSPLVDEEADGTWMAVDYVRIYKPEALLDPVPDTDLKEARAEIALDKSYSLAEDGCIYFSTEITKKPGEELTLTFTDTDNAPVGKVIVDAEGSLLTGITRLTSSKVAASVVQGKQLVKDNEKTLLVCRITAKAARGKYDKDAISVWCAPVADAAKATEPYFYPNLDENGNTSATQGWYINQKGYSDEVIRRVAFSSTTGELSSFGRFRAGRNFLCVTR